A part of Mucilaginibacter defluvii genomic DNA contains:
- the mqnB gene encoding futalosine hydrolase, with product MQVLIVAATQPEVGGLISELGFSISDLNNNQLLTANRQLPTASNCALLITGAGMVATAFALGRHLATHQYDLAINLGIAGSFNRNIALGTVCEVTEDTLVELGAEDDGAFITIDDLGFGESRFMATYPLPPSVHIKKATAVTVNTVHGNEASIQKLSSRINADLESMEGAAFFYACKQVGVPCVQIRSVSNYVEKRNRAAWQIGPAIKNLNTFAAELLADLLKD from the coding sequence ATGCAGGTACTTATTGTAGCAGCCACACAGCCGGAAGTCGGCGGATTGATTTCGGAGCTCGGATTTTCAATTTCGGATTTAAATAATAACCAACTGTTAACCGCCAACCGCCAACTGCCAACTGCCAGCAACTGCGCACTGCTCATCACCGGGGCAGGTATGGTGGCTACGGCATTTGCGCTGGGCAGGCATCTGGCAACACATCAATATGACTTGGCAATTAACCTGGGCATTGCCGGTAGTTTTAACCGCAACATTGCCCTTGGTACCGTGTGCGAGGTTACCGAGGACACTTTGGTTGAATTGGGTGCCGAGGATGATGGAGCATTTATCACTATTGATGATCTCGGTTTTGGCGAAAGCCGGTTTATGGCTACTTATCCTTTACCGCCATCCGTCCATATAAAAAAGGCAACCGCCGTTACCGTAAATACCGTGCACGGCAACGAGGCATCTATACAAAAACTAAGCAGCCGCATAAACGCCGACCTTGAAAGCATGGAGGGTGCCGCTTTTTTTTACGCCTGCAAACAGGTGGGTGTGCCTTGCGTGCAGATCAGGTCAGTGTCAAATTACGTGGAGAAACGTAACCGGGCGGCATGGCAGATAGGGCCTGCCATTAAAAATCTGAATACATTTGCTGCCGAGTTGCTGGCTGATCTGTTGAAAGATTAA
- a CDS encoding 1,4-dihydroxy-6-naphthoate synthase, giving the protein MKLTLGFSPCPNDTFIFDALIHHKIDTEGLEFEVFYDDVETLNQKAFRGELDITKLSYHAFAYVADQYILLDSGSALGFGVGPMLISKKDYTAGNDVDEIISNLKSQISNLKIGIPGKYTTANFLLGLAFPEAINKQELVFNEIEDALVIEKIDIGLIIHENRFTYQDKGLKKIIDLGDYWEKKTGCPIPLGGIVANRNLPADVQHKVNRVLRKSVEYAFTNPKSGLEFIRKHAQEMSEEVMYKHIELYVNKYSVDLGEEGKKAIRLLFDTANEKKIIPAIEGGLFLNP; this is encoded by the coding sequence ATGAAACTAACCCTCGGCTTTTCGCCCTGCCCTAATGATACCTTTATATTTGATGCCCTTATTCACCATAAAATTGATACCGAAGGACTGGAATTTGAGGTTTTTTATGATGATGTGGAAACACTCAACCAAAAAGCCTTTCGCGGCGAGCTTGATATTACTAAACTAAGCTACCATGCCTTTGCCTACGTGGCCGATCAATATATCTTGCTTGACAGCGGTAGCGCCCTTGGCTTTGGTGTAGGCCCGATGCTGATCTCGAAAAAGGATTATACCGCAGGAAATGATGTGGACGAGATCATCTCCAATCTCAAATCTCAAATCTCAAATCTCAAAATAGGTATTCCGGGCAAATATACCACCGCTAACTTTTTGTTGGGACTGGCTTTTCCTGAAGCTATCAATAAACAGGAACTGGTATTTAATGAGATTGAAGATGCTTTAGTAATCGAAAAAATAGACATTGGCCTCATCATCCACGAAAACCGCTTTACTTACCAGGATAAGGGCCTGAAAAAGATCATCGACCTGGGCGATTACTGGGAGAAAAAAACCGGCTGCCCCATTCCGCTTGGTGGTATTGTGGCTAACCGTAACCTGCCTGCCGATGTGCAGCACAAGGTAAACCGGGTGTTGCGTAAATCGGTGGAGTATGCCTTCACCAATCCGAAATCAGGCTTGGAGTTTATCCGCAAACATGCCCAGGAAATGAGTGAGGAAGTGATGTATAAGCACATCGAGCTGTATGTTAACAAATACTCGGTAGACTTAGGCGAGGAAGGCAAAAAAGCCATCAGGCTGCTGTTTGATACCGCTAACGAGAAAAAAATCATCCCAGCTATTGAGGGAGGGTTGTTCCTCAATCCATAA
- a CDS encoding TlpA disulfide reductase family protein produces MIQYIRRGLFIFSATVLAACSNQPSALKTGTWRGVLKTSAGEGIPFNFELADSAGKYKLSIINGSERFTVPDVTTKGDSVFIKMPLFDSEFALAKASDGGLQGKWIKHLATDNVAMDFTATPNTQWRFFKDKKPASANVGGRWSAIFGEGDKADTTVGEFKQEGNKLTGTFLTTTGDYRFLEGTVVGDSLYLSCFDGGHAYLFKAKVAGADKIEGGKFYAGLSGTDVWQATKNEQAKLPDAYSLTALKPGYKKLDFTFPDLDDKKVSINDERFKGKVVMVQILGSWCPNCMDETAYLVNYYKKYQPKGVEIIGLAYERTKDFDKSVKALTRLKERFDITYPILITGYTPDKGEAAKSLPGLSKVVGFPTTIIIDKKGDVRKIHTGFSGPATGEHYTEFVNEFEKLTDDLLAEK; encoded by the coding sequence AAAAACCGGTACCTGGCGGGGCGTTTTAAAAACATCGGCAGGCGAGGGCATACCCTTTAACTTTGAGCTGGCCGATAGTGCAGGCAAGTATAAACTGAGCATCATTAACGGATCAGAGCGTTTTACCGTACCTGATGTAACTACCAAAGGCGACTCGGTATTTATCAAGATGCCTTTGTTCGATTCAGAATTCGCTTTAGCTAAAGCATCTGATGGCGGTTTACAAGGCAAATGGATAAAACATTTAGCTACTGACAACGTGGCGATGGATTTTACAGCCACACCCAATACCCAATGGCGCTTTTTTAAGGATAAGAAGCCGGCATCCGCAAACGTTGGCGGGCGCTGGTCGGCCATATTTGGTGAGGGCGATAAGGCTGATACAACCGTTGGCGAATTTAAACAAGAAGGCAACAAATTAACCGGCACCTTTTTGACCACCACCGGCGATTACCGCTTTTTGGAAGGTACCGTAGTGGGCGATAGCCTGTACCTTTCGTGCTTTGATGGCGGACATGCTTACCTGTTCAAGGCCAAAGTTGCGGGTGCTGATAAAATTGAGGGCGGTAAATTCTACGCGGGCCTATCCGGCACAGATGTTTGGCAAGCAACAAAAAATGAGCAAGCTAAGTTACCCGATGCTTACTCGCTTACTGCCTTAAAGCCCGGTTACAAAAAGCTGGATTTCACCTTCCCGGATCTGGATGACAAAAAAGTATCTATTAATGATGAACGCTTTAAAGGCAAGGTAGTGATGGTGCAGATATTGGGCTCGTGGTGCCCCAACTGTATGGACGAAACCGCTTACCTGGTTAACTACTATAAAAAGTATCAACCCAAAGGTGTGGAGATCATTGGTTTGGCTTACGAGCGCACTAAGGATTTTGATAAGTCAGTTAAGGCCTTAACCCGATTGAAGGAAAGGTTTGACATCACCTACCCCATACTGATCACCGGCTACACGCCCGATAAGGGCGAAGCGGCCAAGAGCCTGCCCGGCCTGAGCAAAGTGGTAGGCTTTCCTACAACCATTATTATTGATAAAAAGGGCGATGTGCGTAAGATTCATACCGGCTTTAGTGGCCCTGCCACCGGCGAACACTATACCGAATTCGTCAACGAATTTGAAAAGCTAACGGATGATCTGTTGGCTGAGAAATAA